ATGAATGAAGGAAAACTAGGTAGGGTACTAGACAGATAGATTTGTATTTTATGTTTTTTATATAAAAGATAAACAATATTTTTTATAAAAAGGATGAAATTTCTGTTTATATTGTTATAATAAAGGTATATATGTATCAGATAAATTTTTCTTGAATGTATCAGGTATAAGAAAATATGAAACGGTTAATCAATAACGCACAAGTCAATTTCAACTACTAATTCATTCTATCTTAAAAAAGATAAGCAGTCTAGATGAAAAAGATCATTTTTCTATCATATTTTTATGTAAATTGAGAAAAAAATGAGAAAAGATTCAAACAATTTGGTGTTAAAAAATTAAAAAACAAAGGTTTAGATGGTTATTGTTTTATTTTTATTGAAATTAACTTACTCATACTTATTATTTTATCAAAAAAGAGATAGGCATATATTTTTAAGCCGTCAAATAAGCCGTCAATTTTTTTCAGAGAGGGTGTCGCAAGTGAGTAGAAAAGGTGAAAATATATATAAAAGGAAGGATGGTAGATGGGAAGGTAGATATATTAAAGCAAGAAACGAACAAGGAAAGATTATATATGGCTATATCTATGGAAAAAAATATTCTTGTGTCAAGAAAAGACTTGCTGAGTTGAAAGTTCAATATTCTTTCACGCACAATAATCTCAGTTTATATAAAGGAAGTGTGGAAGATTGGTTAAATCATTGGTTGAATGTCGTGATGAAAAAGAGAATAAAGCAGTCGACTTACATAAGCTATCGTTTGCGGATCGACAAATACATTCTTCCTGCTTTGGGAAATCGTGCATTAGTACAACTAAAAAGTCGTGAAATAGAGGAATTCGTTAATTATCTGATTCAATTGGACTTATCATCTTCAACCATTCATTCAATAGTGACTGTGTTAAAAAGTGCATTGGGAAGAGCATACATTGAGAATTGCATTTTAGTAAATCCATGTAAAAATCTCTCATTATCTTCCACAACTACTAATGAGATATCTGCATTAAGTTTGGCTGAACAAGAGAAAATAGAAGCGATTGCATTAAAAGAGAAAGGAAGCTCTGCAGTTATTTTAGCTCTATATACAGGCTTAAGAATTGGTGAAATAAGTGGACTTCAATGGAATGATATTGATTTTGAAAAGAACATTATACACATTAGACGAACATTGTATAGAATTCCTAGTGTGACAAATAAGAAAAAGACTGAGGTTATTTTGGCAGAGCCCAAAACAAAAAGCTCTAAACGGTTGATTCCTTTAGCAGATAATTTGAAAAGCTACCTATTAAATAAAAAAAAAGAACGAACCTCTGAATATGTCATTTCTTGTAAGGGTAGCTATGCTGAACCAAGGGTGATCAGCTACCGTTTTCGAAAAACCATAGAAGAAGCCGGGATCAAATCGATTCATTTCCATGTTTTAAGGCACACTTTTGCAACAAGATGTGTGGAACGCGGTATCGATATTGCGACTTTAAGTAAGCTTTTGGGACATGCGTCAATCAAGTTGACCTTAGATACCTATACAGATTCACTGTGGGAAAATAGAAGAGAAGCTGTTTCCATACTAGATAAACAATTACAGGAGTTACTTTAAAAAAAGAAGCTAACAAAGATACTTTGTTAGCTTCTTTTTCTATGCAGGAAATTCATTTTTTAGCCGTCATAAAATGGTCAATTGATTTTTTCAAGTGTATAGCAATAAGACCTGACAGTGATTTTTCTTATACCTGATACATTCAAGAAATTAATTTAAGCCAAATATTTATTATAAAATCAAAATTTGCCGTCGATATAAATTCATTCGACCACTAATGAATTCACTTATCGTTATTATAATCGCAAATCAATTTTTTCTAAACTTTAAGGCTTCAAATTTAAAAGAAATATTGTTTAAAAGAAAAAAGTAAATCAACAAATGATGGTGAGGAGGCTTCGGGAAATGTACACAATCGGCTACATTTCATTAAATGGGGAGTTAAGTGAAAAGTACAAAGAATTTCTTCATATGTTTCAATGCGACATTCAATTAATAGAAAAAGAAACGATTGATCAGTTCCTTCAAGGAAATGCTGAACCAATTAAACGACTAGATACATTAATTATCGAGGATATTGATTTTTCTAGTATCAATTGGATTTGCGGATTGATTATGGAGATACGAAGACAAACAGATTTACCATTGTGGATTCTTACGTCTGTCAATGAATCCAATAAAACCAATCGTATTGTATATCTACAATTGGGCGCTGACGGAATCATTGATTATAACAAGGATCTAGATGAGTCAATATTAACTGTGAAGAACCTAATAAAACGTTTTAAAGAACCTCAGACACAAATAAGCACACCAAAAAATTCTCTCATTCGAGGTGTAAAAGATTTTCAATTAAATCCACAAAACTTGAGTGTTTGTTTAGAAGACGGCAAGGAAGTAAATCTAACGAAATTAGAATTTCTTACGATTGAATATTTACATAAACATGCACGTAAAACAATGACATATGAAGAAATCTATCAAAACGTATGGAATGATACCTATGGAAACAGAAAGTATCGGGTTTCTAATTTAGTCTTTCATTTAAGAAAAAAAATCGAGCACGATATCGAAAAACCACAGTACATCAAAACAATTCGTTCGAAGGGTTATATGTTATACATTTAAAGAATTTGAAAACAATTCATCTAATTAGTAATTAGACTGGGAATCGGCAAAAGATACATCCTAGTTGTGATAAAACCAATCATTTGATTTTAGTTAGAAATAGGAGGTAAAGACATGCATATTAGGATTTCAGTCAATAGGATAATTTGCGAAACTGGATAGAAGCAAATGCGAGGAGAAGTGGATACTCGTTACTTCTGGAGAGGAGGGAGCAAAAAGGTTTCGTCAAAAAGCATAAATTTAGGAGGAAAAAGAATTGAAAAAAACACACGTATTGAAAAAAAGTTTGTTTGCTTTAGCAGCAACAGCGACACTAGGAGCGGTGGTATTAACAGTACCAACACCAATTTCAGGAAGTCCGGTAGTAGCATACGCGGCAGAAGAAACTGCGGAAGTATCAACAATTGCCGAATTTGAAGCAGCGTTACAAAATCCTGCAGTTACAGTTATCAATGTAAATCAAAGTATCCAATTCAGAAAAAATATCACAAATATTCCAAATCGTGATCTAACGATCAATGGTAATGCGGATAAAGGTGTTGTGATCAACTCAGCACACAATTCTATCTATGGTAAACAAAATACTAAAGGCACAAATCTTGTGACGATCACAAACTCAAATATTGTTGGTGCTGACAGTGACGGACGTTTCTTCACCGGAGGATCTGGTAACGGACCTTCAAGCTATGGATGGGATGTTCTAGCAAAAGATGTCACTTATACTGGTGCTCGTTTTGTTCACCTTAGTGAAGGGAAATTAACATTTGACGGAACAAACAATATCACGACTCGCGCAGAAAATGCTTGGGTTCACGATTTAGAATTTAAAGCAGGTTCAACATATAACGGAATCGCTGCTAACAAAGATCACGGACAATTCTCAGCATTCTACTTTAACGGAGCGTTGATCAAAGGAAAAGCAACTGGTGAAGCAATCATCGGTGACAATGCAAAAGTCAATGTAAAAATTGGTCCTCAAAGTGATGTGAACTACTACTATCCAGTATTTTACGATAAAGTTCAAAAAGTTGATGTAGGTGCAAATGCTACTCTTGATGTTGATGCAGCAGGTGTTGCATTCCAATTTATTCCACGTGCAGATTACGTGAATAAAGTACCAACATTTAACTTAGCAGAAGGAAGTTCAGTTCACTTGAACGGCCGTGGCGGAGGAAACTACGCAACGATGAAACTTCAATATTACGGATCAGAAGTAAATGTTTCTGAAGGCGCTGAATTAGTTGTAACTGGTAACAGCAAAAAAGCAGTTGTTGAAAGTGAGTATAAAGGCGCGGTAATCAACCTTAACGCTCCTGCTAATTTTGAAATTACAAACAAAAAACCAAATTCAAAATTATTCTATTCAACAAACACAACAATCAATGCTACTGATGTCAGCGAAATCGCAACATGGTCTCAAACTGGCGGAGAATATGAATACAAACCTGTCTATTTAGATGGCGGAAACTTCTCAGTTAACTTCGGTAAGATTTGTAACAGTAACACATTATCAACAACAGGAGATATTTCACCAAACTTCAGACTTGAAAATTATGGAAAAATTTCTCTAGTTGGTGGCGGAATCTAATTGGTCATTCACTTGGCTGGCAAAAATAATGCCAATTAATTAGCCGTTTTTTGTTGGGGGGAACTTTCCGAACGACAAATTTTAGAAACAAAACGATTTAATTTGTCTCTTTGCGAAAGTTTCCCCAACCTTGGTTTTTATTGAGCGAATCAAATCAAAAAGGTGCGTGAGTTGACTTAGTATATTTTGGTGAGGAGGTGGAAAATTGAAAAAAATGAAACGAAGAATTTCTTTTATTATTGCTGCTTGTTTGGTTTTAGTTTGTGCTGGTTATATTGCTTCGGGAACGAATGAAAAAATTTCAGCTGCACCAGCAAACTACAATGATATTTTATTAGCACCTGATGTGAATATTGTCGGTAGCTCAGGAACAGTATCTGAAATCCCGGGTGACTATGGGACGATGTTCAAATTGACCAAAGATACTAGCTATGAAGTGAAGGGCTTAAAAGATCCTGTCAACGATGTATTAGTGAAAACTGGTAGTGGCATCGATGACCCTAATGCTTCTAAAATATTTAGATTTAGCCCAGATAACGTTGCAGAGGAAAAAAGTGTTTTAGTAAAAAATGCGGGACTTTACAACGGAAGAAGCATTGATTTAAAGCTAGTTATTGATCAAATGTCACTTACGAAAAATGCAAACACTGGGAAATATCCCTATATGAACTTCATTGCTGTGAACTATAATGATCGGGACAAAGCAGATGATACAGCCAACGTAGCAATTAAGACGTGGGGAGCAATGTTTCTAATGCTTGGAAGCTCCAACAGAAGTGCTTCTGACTATTATGATACTTATGCCATTGGGGACAAAGTTCAATATCATTATGAATTTTATGACCATGAAACAAGCTTACCCATTGACTTTCAGGGAACGTGGAACTTTAACAATATCAATGGATTAAAAGCTGTTACTACAGACTTTGATGATGATTTTAAAAAGCTCTATGTATTAGAAGACACGTGGATTGGCTATTTAAAGGATACACCAGCTGTAGGGAAGCTTGAGCTTTATGGAACCAATTCGACGACGAACAGCCCAAGGAGTTTGCTGACTCAGCTATTCTCTGGACGTACATTCAACACAAGTATGGAACGTAGAGCTGCAACTACTAGTACAAATCCAGCGGCAATGGCAGTTATGTACGGGACTCAATCACTTGCGAGGATCGCTCCTGCTTCACCGATTGTTTACGGTATAAAAAATGAAGCAAAGCATACAGATACAGAGAATTATTTAGATCTTAAGTACTCCATTTTACAAACAATCCCTGATAATAAAGTTGAAAACAGAGACAACTCGTTTAAATTGGAAACAGAGGTACCAAGTATCTATGATATCGATCTTTCTAAAGTGAAAGTACTTGAATATGGGACAGATACGGACTGGACAGGATTGTTTACTGTTGAAAAAGCTCCAGGAAACTCTAGTAAGCTCATTTTAACAGCCAACCTTTCAGATGCGGCATCTGCTGAAAATTTTAATGGAAAAGTTTTTGACATAAAGATTACGGCAAAGCCAAATGCGTCATTTAGTTTTGATAAGGCGAATGATTTATACGGTTATAAAGACAGTGGTGACGATAACGGTTACATGACATTTGAACTTGGTGGACCTAAAACAAATGCATACTATACGTATAATACTGTCAACGGGAATGTATTAAGTGATACTTTAGAATCTAAAATAATCTCAGGGCAAACAATGTCTAAAGTTCTTTACGAAGGGAAACCTGATGCGGATCCCAAACAAAATATCAAAGTGCCGTTAGGAACAAACTTTACAACTGATTATCCGGATCCTGGAACATCATTTTTAGATAATATTCGAGTAGATACAGATAATCCTATTGATAAACCTGTAGCAGTTACTTATAAGCAACCATTGCCGAATACTTCGACTCTTGGGGAAGTCACCTTGACCTTGACATTAACAACAGCTAAAGGTGTAACCAAAGATGTTCCTGTAAAAGTGACCATCGCTCCTACAATTGCCGAATTACGGGTTAAGTACAAAATCAACGGCAGTTACATGACCGATAAATATCCTGATTATGTCGATACGACTCAAATGATTGGAGATCCAATCAATTTGAAAAATATCAAATCAGTCACGGATACGATTCAGGCCATTAAAGATGCTGGTTATGAACAAACCAATGCACCGGTCGAAGAATTTGTCCTTTCAGCAAGCGGTAATACGGTGGAATATGAATTTGAAGGTAGACTATTTTTATCTTCAACACCAACTAAGCTAAACTTTGGGATCGAAGAAGTCAGCTATAAGGCAATTCGTGTAAACGAAGCAACACTTGATAAAGCGTTGATCATTACAGATACAAGAGCCAGTAAACAAAAATGGACCCTTCAAGCTAAAGTAACGCAGGATTTCACTTTAACAGATACAGATGGTTCAAAAAAAGTTATTCCTAACATCTTGAGATATAACGATGGAACGGAGAATGAAAAGAGTTTCTTGTTGGATACTGCGCAGGATTTATTGACGGATACTCATACGACAAGTAATGAGTTTGATGTAAGTGGAACCTGGAATCCGAAAGGTAAAGGGTTCAAATTAGATGTACCTGCGGATACAGTGAAGAAATTTGGTAAATATCAAGCGACAATCGAATTTACAGTTGGAGAAACCCCGTAAAAATTAAAGGAGAGACAAGCACATGACAGTAAAAAAAATGCGAGCAACTATTGTTCTACTTTCCCTTGTTTTTATAGGTAGTTTCTTCATGCTGAAACCAGTAATGGTATATGGAGCAGAGGCTTCTGTGAAGACGAACGGAGAAATAGTTTTTACAGAGGAGAGTACGCCTCCAACATCTGAAACAACATCGTCTAGTGAAGAACCGACAAAAAAGCCGGCAGGAAAATATCCATCTACAGGAGAATTGATTCAAAAAAGCCTATCGGTTAGCGGAATTGCTGTTCTTATTTTTGCACTAGGTTTTTATCTAGTCAAAAGAAAACGAGAAGCTGCCAGAAAGGAAGGGTCTGATCAATGAAAAGAATGAGCTTACTGATGACTGCTTTTCTTGGTACTGTTCTCTTTTTTTCAGCTCAAATGGAACAAGCTCATGCAGAAGCTTCACGCAAAAGCGGAGCAGAAATCGGTTTGAGTCAATTTAAGGAAGAAGATTCTATTATTCGTGATCCTGAAAATCCTGATATAGAGGTCGATCCAGGCGAAACACCGCAAACGGATGGTGATTTACGAATCGATTTTGTTCCAAAGCTAAATTTCAGCACAGTAAAAATAAGTAAAGAAGCAGCGGTTTATCCGATCAATGCACAACTGTTTCACGGCGAAACTGGAGCGAGAGGAAATTTTATTCAAGTTTCCGATTATCGTGACAATCATTCAGGTTGGACATTACAGGTAAGACAAGAGGAACAATTTAAGCATGCAACGAAGGTTGGAGCTGAGCTAAAGGGAGCAGTGATTTCTTTTGACCAAGCTTGGACAAACTCGACTAAAGATGCATCTTTATCACCGTCAGTTTCCAAAGAAGTTATTCATATGAGTAACATTGGAGACACGTATAATCTTGCACAAGCACAGGACGAAAAAGGTTCTGGGACTTGGAGCATCATATTTGGCGCATCAGCAGAAAATAAAAATGGGCGTCAAAATTCATTAGAACTGAGAAAGGATTCTTCAGGAAAGACGATTGAAGATCCAATCTTTAAAAAACCTGTGTATAGTAATCAAGCGATTACACTAACTGTCCCTAAAGAGACAGAAAAAGAAGCAGGTGCTTACTCAACGGTGTTAACTTGGATATTAGCCGAGTTACCATAAATATACACAAAAACTAGGAGGAAATACAAATGAAATTAACACACAAATTAGCTGGTACAGCTTTACTAGCAACATTGGCAGTAGTAGCAGCAGGACCGGCAACTAAAGCGGCAGATCCAAACAAACCAGGTGTTGGTGAAGGAGAAATCGAATTCACAAGTAAAACGTATGAAACATACGATACTTCTGGTGTTGTACCACCTAACACAGATAGCCAATCAACAAGAGATACTGACAGCACTGCATTATTAGATGGAGAATTTTTAGTACAAGGTATGTCTAAACTAGTCTTCAATTCACAAGCAGCAACAACTGGTGCAGTAACTTCATGGGCGAAACCAACAACAGCTAACCCATCTACAGCAGCTGACCACGTGCCAGCACGTGCTAACTGGGTTCAATTCAAAGATGACCGTCAAACAGATGATCACACATACGAATTGACTGCAAAAATCACTAAAAACTTCCAATTCAATGATACAGCAAAAGGTAAAGTAAGAAACATTACTGGTGCTGAAATCACTTATGGTAACCCAGTTTTAGTTGCTGATGCAGAAAATGAATCTTTAAAACCAAGTTCTACAGGAATCAAAACAGCTGTAGTAAACGAAACAACACCAGCTGCTGTATTTACAAATACAGATGGTACTGAAGCTAACGGATCTAAAGGTCGCGGACGTTATGCCGTTTACTTTGGTGATGTGGATGATCCAGCTAAAAAAGCAGAAGAATCTGTTAAATTAGAAATCCCAGCAAACCAAGCACAAGAAATCATGAATGGTAAATATGTTGCTGAAATCACTTGGACACTTTCAGAAACACCATTATAAGTTGAAATCAACAATTTAGGCTGGAACAGAAGCAGCACACTCTAAGAACAACTTTCGATCAATCAGCTGATCACGGTCAGCTGATTGATCGAAATATATGGGAGCTGCTTTTGCTCCCGCCATTTATTTCATAAGCACAGTAGTTTAGAGAAGTAACAATAATCAGGAAGTATTTGTAACTAATTTTAACTATAGAAGTTGAGCATTTTTAGTCTTGGCTTATTGTAGTGATAGGACGAGAAAGGACAATCAAATCAAATGAAAAAAAGAATCAGCTTATGCCTAATGATAGGATTATACATAGTATCGTTGTTTGGCTTTGCCCTGCCTGCACATGCTGAAAAGCAGTTTGCCTATGAATCGATCATGCCGGAAAATCAACAAGGAGATGTGCAGTACTTCAATTTACGGATGAATCCAGGTCAAAAACAAACCGTTCAAATCATGCTTACAAACCGGGCAGATGAAGAACAAACGATCACGATTGGATTGAATGGCGCTAAAACCAACTCAAACGGTGTGTTAGAATATGGCCCCTCTTCAATTAAAAATGATGCTTCACTTAAATATGACTTCAAAGATATTGTAAAAGGCCCGACCGAAGTAACATTGGGACCAAAAGAAACTGCCCCTTTGAATTTAGACATAACAATGCCGGAAGCCGGTTATGATGGTAAAATCGTTGGCGGAATTTATATGAAATCAAAACCAAGCAAAAAAGAGGAAGAAGAAAAGAAAAAAGCGACAGGTGTGATCAACGAATATGCCTTTGTAGTAGGGATGGTTTTGCAAGAAACAGATACAGCGATTACACCAGAATTAAAGCTGAATAGTGTCTCAGCAGGGTTATCAAATTACCGTAATAGTATTTTTGCCAACTTTTCGAATATTTCAGCAGATTTTGTCAGCGGAATGACTGTTGAAATGGAAGTGACGAAGAAAGGGTCAGAAGCTGTTCTTTACGACACTAAGCGTGCGGACATGCGTATGGCTCCCAACTCACTGATCGATTTTCCCTTAGAGATGAATGGTGATCAGATGGAACCCGGTGATTATAAAGCTCATATTCTGGTTACAAGCGGAGATAAAAAATGGACATGGGATAAAGACTTCAAAATCACAAAAGAAGATGCAGACAAATACAATGCGCAAGATGTGACGCTGATCCAAGAACGAGGAATCGATTGGAAGCTGATTGCGATGATCGCAGGCGGCGTATTTATTGCCTTCTTAGCAATTTTCTTCACTGTTAGAACAATGAATAATAAGAAGAAAACAAAGAAAAAAGGCAGCAAAAAGGGAGCAAAAAAGAAAAGAAAGAAGAGCAGCTAAATAAGAAAGGGGATCAGTAATATGGTTCTGTTAGATTGGTTTTTTATAGGGTTGCTTTCTTTAGCTATGCTTTGCTTTATGTTTGTATTATTTTGCTTATTTTACTTCTTTGCTACGAAAAAGGAATTAAAAAAGAGCCAGTGGAGAAGGCGACCAAAAAATAAGATGAAACGAAAAAGATGGGTGCGCGAACGACGGCTGCTTGTCAGTCGTCAAAAACGTTACTTTAGAAATTCATTGATTTTTTTAGCTGTCATGCTTTTATCAGCCGGTTCTGCTGCGTACGCTAGATACTATCAATTGACGAATTTGACGTCAGATGATGCGAAAGTAGTTGTTCAAGGCTATTTATTGACAGAAGATTTGGAACAAAAGCTTACGACCATCAAAGAAGGCGGCAGTATCGAGAAAGTCTACCCTCAGTTTCAAGAAGTAAGTTCATTATTGGTCACCTATGGCAATCGACCAGTTTCAGCAGGACTATCGGAAGAAGGCTCCAAGTTATTGACTCGTTATTATGTTTCGATGAAAGATGTTGGGATGAACTTATCGACTTTGACACAAGAACAATTAGCCAATAAGGAAATACTCGAAAGTTATCTGAAAGATATAAGTAAAATCAAAGAACGACGAAAAGCTGTTTTTACTTACTTTAAAGTCAATGAGTCGGCACTGAAACAGAAAAACTAGGAGACTCGACATGGAACAAAAGGCTAAAGCTAAGAACCATAAAAAACGTAAAAAGATAAGAACACAGACAGCGAAAAACATGGAAAGAAAAAGTCGTAAGCCGCAAAAAACAACTGCTAAGACACGAGTGAACTCTGCAGCAAAAAAGAAACATTCTTCATCCAAAACAATAAATAGAAAAAAAGGGAAACGAAAAAAAGCGAGTCAGAAAAGAAAAAGAAGTGAGCAAAGACGCCAAGTGTACAAAGAAATTGGTATCAGCTTTTTCCTATTGATGAGTCTTTTTTTTCTATTGCAATGGCTTTTCTTTAGCTTGCCGACAGTTAATGGTTATGGGATGACTGCTACATTGAATGACGGCGATCGGCTATTTGTCAGTAAGCACGCGAAGATCAAGCGGTTCGATATGATTTATTTTAAAAATCCTGTAACTAATCAGTTGACGGTCCGGCGGGTCATTGGTCTACCTGGAGAAGAAATCACTTATGAAGAAGATCAATTGATAATCGATCAAAAGTTCGTTGTTGAACGATTTTTGGTGAATGAGCAAAACGAAGCAAAAGCAGAGGATCGCTTATTAACTGAAAATTTTTCTTTAGCTTCCTTGACAGGGTCTAGAGCTTTACCAAAGGGCAGCTATTTTGTTTTGGGCGATAATCGGCATTACGCAGCGGATAGTCGTCAGTTTGGCTGGATCGATGAAGAAAATATTATTGGTGTTGTGAAAACAAGGCTTTTGCCACTGCATAACATGACGCAATTTTAATCAGACAAACAAGGTTTTACAATAGGAGGAACCGCTGTGGCAATCAATCAAATGCAGACACAGAGACCTAGAAAAGGGCAATCTACGATCAAAAAGCGTCAACAATTTTCAACTAGAAAGCGCCAAAAAAATAAAAAAGTATCGGAGCGGGAAACTAAAAAGAGACTGATCCTTCGTGAAGGACTCCTGCTTTTTTTTGTAGGCCTTTGTATTCTCGGCTTGTTACAAATCAAAACACATCGAGTTGACGGACGTTCGATGCTGCCTACGCTGCAAAATAATGATCGAATCATGGTGAGAAAAAATCGATCACCGAACCGCTACGATTTGATTACTTTTGATCCGGAAATACCAGAGGAATCCAGTTATGTTAAGCGGGTGATCGGTATACCGGGAGATCAGCTTTGGACCGATCAAACAAGTGTGTATTTAAGACCAAAACAGGCAGGCGTGTGGAATGATGTAAATGATCAATTAACGGCTCTTCAGTTGCCTGACAGCACATTAAAGCTGACTGTGAGTGCTGAAGTAGCTCGGAAATTACGCGATATTTCAGTGATTCCGGAAGGTAGTTACTTTGTTTTAGGCGATAATCGGGATGCCTCAAAAGACAGCCGCCACTTTGG
This sequence is a window from Enterococcus wangshanyuanii. Protein-coding genes within it:
- a CDS encoding response regulator transcription factor, coding for MYTIGYISLNGELSEKYKEFLHMFQCDIQLIEKETIDQFLQGNAEPIKRLDTLIIEDIDFSSINWICGLIMEIRRQTDLPLWILTSVNESNKTNRIVYLQLGADGIIDYNKDLDESILTVKNLIKRFKEPQTQISTPKNSLIRGVKDFQLNPQNLSVCLEDGKEVNLTKLEFLTIEYLHKHARKTMTYEEIYQNVWNDTYGNRKYRVSNLVFHLRKKIEHDIEKPQYIKTIRSKGYMLYI
- a CDS encoding tyrosine-type recombinase/integrase; amino-acid sequence: MSRKGENIYKRKDGRWEGRYIKARNEQGKIIYGYIYGKKYSCVKKRLAELKVQYSFTHNNLSLYKGSVEDWLNHWLNVVMKKRIKQSTYISYRLRIDKYILPALGNRALVQLKSREIEEFVNYLIQLDLSSSTIHSIVTVLKSALGRAYIENCILVNPCKNLSLSSTTTNEISALSLAEQEKIEAIALKEKGSSAVILALYTGLRIGEISGLQWNDIDFEKNIIHIRRTLYRIPSVTNKKKTEVILAEPKTKSSKRLIPLADNLKSYLLNKKKERTSEYVISCKGSYAEPRVISYRFRKTIEEAGIKSIHFHVLRHTFATRCVERGIDIATLSKLLGHASIKLTLDTYTDSLWENRREAVSILDKQLQELL
- a CDS encoding DUF916 and DUF3324 domain-containing protein; this encodes MKKRISLCLMIGLYIVSLFGFALPAHAEKQFAYESIMPENQQGDVQYFNLRMNPGQKQTVQIMLTNRADEEQTITIGLNGAKTNSNGVLEYGPSSIKNDASLKYDFKDIVKGPTEVTLGPKETAPLNLDITMPEAGYDGKIVGGIYMKSKPSKKEEEEKKKATGVINEYAFVVGMVLQETDTAITPELKLNSVSAGLSNYRNSIFANFSNISADFVSGMTVEMEVTKKGSEAVLYDTKRADMRMAPNSLIDFPLEMNGDQMEPGDYKAHILVTSGDKKWTWDKDFKITKEDADKYNAQDVTLIQERGIDWKLIAMIAGGVFIAFLAIFFTVRTMNNKKKTKKKGSKKGAKKKRKKSS
- a CDS encoding WxL domain-containing protein; the encoded protein is MKRMSLLMTAFLGTVLFFSAQMEQAHAEASRKSGAEIGLSQFKEEDSIIRDPENPDIEVDPGETPQTDGDLRIDFVPKLNFSTVKISKEAAVYPINAQLFHGETGARGNFIQVSDYRDNHSGWTLQVRQEEQFKHATKVGAELKGAVISFDQAWTNSTKDASLSPSVSKEVIHMSNIGDTYNLAQAQDEKGSGTWSIIFGASAENKNGRQNSLELRKDSSGKTIEDPIFKKPVYSNQAITLTVPKETEKEAGAYSTVLTWILAELP
- a CDS encoding pectate lyase-like adhesive domain-containing protein codes for the protein MKKTHVLKKSLFALAATATLGAVVLTVPTPISGSPVVAYAAEETAEVSTIAEFEAALQNPAVTVINVNQSIQFRKNITNIPNRDLTINGNADKGVVINSAHNSIYGKQNTKGTNLVTITNSNIVGADSDGRFFTGGSGNGPSSYGWDVLAKDVTYTGARFVHLSEGKLTFDGTNNITTRAENAWVHDLEFKAGSTYNGIAANKDHGQFSAFYFNGALIKGKATGEAIIGDNAKVNVKIGPQSDVNYYYPVFYDKVQKVDVGANATLDVDAAGVAFQFIPRADYVNKVPTFNLAEGSSVHLNGRGGGNYATMKLQYYGSEVNVSEGAELVVTGNSKKAVVESEYKGAVINLNAPANFEITNKKPNSKLFYSTNTTINATDVSEIATWSQTGGEYEYKPVYLDGGNFSVNFGKICNSNTLSTTGDISPNFRLENYGKISLVGGGI
- the lepB gene encoding signal peptidase I — its product is MEQKAKAKNHKKRKKIRTQTAKNMERKSRKPQKTTAKTRVNSAAKKKHSSSKTINRKKGKRKKASQKRKRSEQRRQVYKEIGISFFLLMSLFFLLQWLFFSLPTVNGYGMTATLNDGDRLFVSKHAKIKRFDMIYFKNPVTNQLTVRRVIGLPGEEITYEEDQLIIDQKFVVERFLVNEQNEAKAEDRLLTENFSLASLTGSRALPKGSYFVLGDNRHYAADSRQFGWIDEENIIGVVKTRLLPLHNMTQF
- a CDS encoding WxL domain-containing protein, whose translation is MKLTHKLAGTALLATLAVVAAGPATKAADPNKPGVGEGEIEFTSKTYETYDTSGVVPPNTDSQSTRDTDSTALLDGEFLVQGMSKLVFNSQAATTGAVTSWAKPTTANPSTAADHVPARANWVQFKDDRQTDDHTYELTAKITKNFQFNDTAKGKVRNITGAEITYGNPVLVADAENESLKPSSTGIKTAVVNETTPAAVFTNTDGTEANGSKGRGRYAVYFGDVDDPAKKAEESVKLEIPANQAQEIMNGKYVAEITWTLSETPL
- the lepB gene encoding signal peptidase I, coding for MAINQMQTQRPRKGQSTIKKRQQFSTRKRQKNKKVSERETKKRLILREGLLLFFVGLCILGLLQIKTHRVDGRSMLPTLQNNDRIMVRKNRSPNRYDLITFDPEIPEESSYVKRVIGIPGDQLWTDQTSVYLRPKQAGVWNDVNDQLTALQLPDSTLKLTVSAEVARKLRDISVIPEGSYFVLGDNRDASKDSRHFGLVEAEQIEGTVVYRFFPFSRVGRIN
- a CDS encoding LPXTG cell wall anchor domain-containing protein, coding for MTVKKMRATIVLLSLVFIGSFFMLKPVMVYGAEASVKTNGEIVFTEESTPPTSETTSSSEEPTKKPAGKYPSTGELIQKSLSVSGIAVLIFALGFYLVKRKREAARKEGSDQ